A region from the Benincasa hispida cultivar B227 chromosome 12, ASM972705v1, whole genome shotgun sequence genome encodes:
- the LOC120067358 gene encoding kinesin-like protein KIN-13A isoform X1, which translates to MGGQMQQSNAAAATAFYDHAGGGTLHNAGPTNDAGDAVMARWLQSAGLQHLASPLADQRSLLMQSYGAQSAEEKQRLLKLMRNLNFGGESGSEPHTPTAQASGVLGAMDGYYSPEFKGDFGAGLLDLHAMDDTELLSEHVISEPFEPSPFIPSGTRAFEDEFNIASNRQQRSQADEDPVAVLPVIEKENVARENNVAKIKVVVRKRPLNKKELARKEDDIVSVCDNASLTVHEPKLKVDLTAYVEKHEFCFDAVLDEYVTNDEVYRVTVQPIIPIIFERTKATCFAYGQTGSGKTFTMQPLPLRAAEDLVRLLHQPVYRNQRFKLWLSFFEIYGGKLFDLLSDRKKLCMREDGRQQVCIVGLQEFEVSDVQIVKEYIEKGNAARSTGSTGANEESSRSHAILQLAVKKHPEVKESRRNNDGNELKSGKLVGKISFIDLAGSERGADTTDNDRQTRIEGAEINKSLLALKECIRALDNDQIHIPFRGSKLTEVLRDSFVGNSRTVMISCISPNAGSCEHTLNTLRYADRVKSLSKSGNAKKDPAVSSSVPTARDVSSAPSIPIPTEAEDMNMLRQEVKLGELGRRVAEKESFSSSNFDMPTTALPLSNSFHAREEKSAGITVTSASFDKEPPEVRNAHSDPTGRKIPMYSHNLNDMEEKVQKVSPPRRKSTRDEKSEKLGSWQKKDGAVPDVSTASSRQYGSGISNANDIGSRKSEPEPSPDGNINAILEEEEALIAAHRKEIEDTMEIVREEMKLLAEVDQPGSHIENYVTQLSFVLSRKAAGLVSLQARLARFQHRLKEQEILSRKRVPR; encoded by the exons ATGGGCGGCCAGATGCAGCAGAGCAATGCTGCGGCGGCGACTGCCTTTTACGACCACGCCGGCGGTGGGACCCTGCATAATGCAGGCCCCACTAACGACGCTGGTGATGCGGTCATGGCTCGGTGGCTCCAGTCCGCTGGCTTGCAGCATCTGGCCTCTCCCTTGGCTGATCAGCGCTCCCTCCTCATGCAG AGTTATGGAGCACAATCTGCCGAAGAGAAACAGAGGCTTTTAAAACTGATGAGAAACCTGAATTTTGGTGGGGAATCTGGATCTGAACCACATACACCTACTGCCCAAGCTTCCGGAGTACTGGGTGCAATGGATGGCTATTACTCTCCAGAATTTAAGGGAGATTTTGGTGCTGGACTTTTGGATCTCCATGCTATGGATGATACCGAGCTTTTATCTGAG CACGTTATCTCAGAACCGTTCGAGCCGTCACCATTCATTCCTAGTGGTACTAGAGCATTTGAGGATGAATTTAATATAGCTAGTAACAGGCAGCAAAGAAGCCAAGCTGACGAAGATCCCGTGGCTGTGTTACCTGTGATTGAAAAAGAGAACGTTGCTAGAGAAAATAATGTGGCTAAAATCAAAGTTGTG GTGCGAAAGAGACCATTAAACAAGAAGGAGCTTGCTCGTAAGGAGGATGATATTGTATCAGTATGCGACAACGCTTCTTTGACCGTTCATGAACCAAAACTAAAG GTGGACTTAACTGCATATGTGGAGAAGCATGAATTCTGCTTTGATGCAGTTCTTGATGAGTATGTTACCAATGATGAG GTTTATAGGGTTACCGTGCAACCAATTATTCCCATCATCTTTGAACGGACAAAGGCTACATGTTTTGCTTATGGCCAAACAG GCAGTGGCAAGACGTTTACAATGCAGCCATTACCTCTTAGAGCTGCTGAAGACCTTGTTAGATTGTTACATCAGCCGGTTTATCGTAATCAGAGATTCAAGTTGTGGCTTAGCTTTTTTGAGATATATGGTGGAAAATTGTTTGATCTACTCAGTGACAGAAA GAAGCTTTGCATGAGAGAAGATGGGCGGCAGCAGGTTTGTATTGTTGGACTTCAAGAATTTGAAGTGTCCGATGTACAAATTGTCAAAGAATATATCGAGAAGGGAAATGCTGCTAGGAGTACAGGTTCCACTGGTGCCAATGAGGAGTCTTCAAGGTCACATGCTATATTGCAACTTGCTGTTAAGAAACATCCTGAAGTAAAGGAATCCAGAAGGAACAATGACGGAAATGAGTTGAAAAGTGGGAAGCTTGTTGGGAAAATCTCTTTTATTGATTTGGCTGGTAGCGAAAGAGGTGCTGATACGACTGATAATGACCGTCAGACAAG GATTGAAGGAGCAGAAATCAACAAAAGTCTTCTGGCTTTGAAGGAATGCATTCGGGCCTTGGACAATGATCAGATTCATATACCCTTCCGTGGAAGCAAACTCACAGAAGTGCTCCGTGATTCTTTTGTTGGCAACTCGAGAACTGTTATGATATCCTGCATTTCTCCGAATGCTGGTTCATGTGAACATACTCTCAACACTTTGAGATATGCTGACCG GGTCAAAAGTTTGTCCAAAAGTGGAAATGCAAAAAAGGATCCGGCTGTTAGTTCCAGTGTACCAACAGCTAGAGATGTTTCTTCAGCCCCTTCTATTCCAATTCCAACTGAAGCAGAAGATATGAATATGCTGCGCCAAGAGGTGAAATTAGGGGAATTGGGCAGAAGAGTTGCAGAGAAAGAGAGTTTCTCCTCTTCCAACTTTGACATGCCAACTACTGCTTTGCCATTAAGCAATAGCTTTCATGCACGAGAAGAGAAAAGTGCAGGCATAACTGTAACTTCTGCATCATTTGACAAGGAGCCACCTGAAGTGAGGAACGCTCATAGTGATCCGACGGGTCGAAAGATTCCTATGTATTCCCACAACTTAAATGATATGGAGGAGAAGGTGCAAAAGGTATCACCACCCCGAAGAAAATCAACCAGAGAtgaaaaatcagaaaaattgGGGAGCTGGCAGAAGAAAGATGGTGCTGTGCCTGATGTCTCAACTGCAAGCTCGAGGCAGTATGGTTCAGGAATATCTAATGCAAATGATATTGGATCCAGAAAGTCTGAACCTGAGCCGTCTCCTGATGGGAATATTAATGCAATACTGGAG GAAGAAGAGGCGTTAATTGCTGCTCATCGAAAAGAAATTGAGGACACCATGGAGATAGTGCGTGAA GAAATGAAACTGTTGGCAGAAGTGGACCAACCTGGAAGCCACATTGAAAACTACGTGACTCAGTTGAGTTTTGTGCTGTCTCGGAAGGCCGCGGGTTTGGTTAGTCTTCAAGCACGCCTTGCAAGGTTCCAGCAtagacttaaagaacaagaaatACTGAGCCGAAAAAGAGTACCGCGTTAG
- the LOC120067358 gene encoding kinesin-like protein KIN-13A isoform X2: MAITLQNLREILVLDFWISMLWMIPSFYLRFFSHQHVISEPFEPSPFIPSGTRAFEDEFNIASNRQQRSQADEDPVAVLPVIEKENVARENNVAKIKVVVRKRPLNKKELARKEDDIVSVCDNASLTVHEPKLKVDLTAYVEKHEFCFDAVLDEYVTNDEVYRVTVQPIIPIIFERTKATCFAYGQTGSGKTFTMQPLPLRAAEDLVRLLHQPVYRNQRFKLWLSFFEIYGGKLFDLLSDRKKLCMREDGRQQVCIVGLQEFEVSDVQIVKEYIEKGNAARSTGSTGANEESSRSHAILQLAVKKHPEVKESRRNNDGNELKSGKLVGKISFIDLAGSERGADTTDNDRQTRIEGAEINKSLLALKECIRALDNDQIHIPFRGSKLTEVLRDSFVGNSRTVMISCISPNAGSCEHTLNTLRYADRVKSLSKSGNAKKDPAVSSSVPTARDVSSAPSIPIPTEAEDMNMLRQEVKLGELGRRVAEKESFSSSNFDMPTTALPLSNSFHAREEKSAGITVTSASFDKEPPEVRNAHSDPTGRKIPMYSHNLNDMEEKVQKVSPPRRKSTRDEKSEKLGSWQKKDGAVPDVSTASSRQYGSGISNANDIGSRKSEPEPSPDGNINAILEEEEALIAAHRKEIEDTMEIVREEMKLLAEVDQPGSHIENYVTQLSFVLSRKAAGLVSLQARLARFQHRLKEQEILSRKRVPR; this comes from the exons ATGGCTATTACTCTCCAGAATTTAAGGGAGATTTTGGTGCTGGACTTTTGGATCTCCATGCTATGGATGATACCGAGCTTTTATCTGAG atttttttccCACCAGCACGTTATCTCAGAACCGTTCGAGCCGTCACCATTCATTCCTAGTGGTACTAGAGCATTTGAGGATGAATTTAATATAGCTAGTAACAGGCAGCAAAGAAGCCAAGCTGACGAAGATCCCGTGGCTGTGTTACCTGTGATTGAAAAAGAGAACGTTGCTAGAGAAAATAATGTGGCTAAAATCAAAGTTGTG GTGCGAAAGAGACCATTAAACAAGAAGGAGCTTGCTCGTAAGGAGGATGATATTGTATCAGTATGCGACAACGCTTCTTTGACCGTTCATGAACCAAAACTAAAG GTGGACTTAACTGCATATGTGGAGAAGCATGAATTCTGCTTTGATGCAGTTCTTGATGAGTATGTTACCAATGATGAG GTTTATAGGGTTACCGTGCAACCAATTATTCCCATCATCTTTGAACGGACAAAGGCTACATGTTTTGCTTATGGCCAAACAG GCAGTGGCAAGACGTTTACAATGCAGCCATTACCTCTTAGAGCTGCTGAAGACCTTGTTAGATTGTTACATCAGCCGGTTTATCGTAATCAGAGATTCAAGTTGTGGCTTAGCTTTTTTGAGATATATGGTGGAAAATTGTTTGATCTACTCAGTGACAGAAA GAAGCTTTGCATGAGAGAAGATGGGCGGCAGCAGGTTTGTATTGTTGGACTTCAAGAATTTGAAGTGTCCGATGTACAAATTGTCAAAGAATATATCGAGAAGGGAAATGCTGCTAGGAGTACAGGTTCCACTGGTGCCAATGAGGAGTCTTCAAGGTCACATGCTATATTGCAACTTGCTGTTAAGAAACATCCTGAAGTAAAGGAATCCAGAAGGAACAATGACGGAAATGAGTTGAAAAGTGGGAAGCTTGTTGGGAAAATCTCTTTTATTGATTTGGCTGGTAGCGAAAGAGGTGCTGATACGACTGATAATGACCGTCAGACAAG GATTGAAGGAGCAGAAATCAACAAAAGTCTTCTGGCTTTGAAGGAATGCATTCGGGCCTTGGACAATGATCAGATTCATATACCCTTCCGTGGAAGCAAACTCACAGAAGTGCTCCGTGATTCTTTTGTTGGCAACTCGAGAACTGTTATGATATCCTGCATTTCTCCGAATGCTGGTTCATGTGAACATACTCTCAACACTTTGAGATATGCTGACCG GGTCAAAAGTTTGTCCAAAAGTGGAAATGCAAAAAAGGATCCGGCTGTTAGTTCCAGTGTACCAACAGCTAGAGATGTTTCTTCAGCCCCTTCTATTCCAATTCCAACTGAAGCAGAAGATATGAATATGCTGCGCCAAGAGGTGAAATTAGGGGAATTGGGCAGAAGAGTTGCAGAGAAAGAGAGTTTCTCCTCTTCCAACTTTGACATGCCAACTACTGCTTTGCCATTAAGCAATAGCTTTCATGCACGAGAAGAGAAAAGTGCAGGCATAACTGTAACTTCTGCATCATTTGACAAGGAGCCACCTGAAGTGAGGAACGCTCATAGTGATCCGACGGGTCGAAAGATTCCTATGTATTCCCACAACTTAAATGATATGGAGGAGAAGGTGCAAAAGGTATCACCACCCCGAAGAAAATCAACCAGAGAtgaaaaatcagaaaaattgGGGAGCTGGCAGAAGAAAGATGGTGCTGTGCCTGATGTCTCAACTGCAAGCTCGAGGCAGTATGGTTCAGGAATATCTAATGCAAATGATATTGGATCCAGAAAGTCTGAACCTGAGCCGTCTCCTGATGGGAATATTAATGCAATACTGGAG GAAGAAGAGGCGTTAATTGCTGCTCATCGAAAAGAAATTGAGGACACCATGGAGATAGTGCGTGAA GAAATGAAACTGTTGGCAGAAGTGGACCAACCTGGAAGCCACATTGAAAACTACGTGACTCAGTTGAGTTTTGTGCTGTCTCGGAAGGCCGCGGGTTTGGTTAGTCTTCAAGCACGCCTTGCAAGGTTCCAGCAtagacttaaagaacaagaaatACTGAGCCGAAAAAGAGTACCGCGTTAG
- the LOC120067359 gene encoding ubiquitin-like-specific protease ESD4 isoform X1 has translation MGARTSNRKRDDECLSLNRSYSSLRSPDFHVSKKPKFSTMSSDRPVVSSNSTVARLSRYPEETSQLRREVHGPCRLFKFGLSRSFHRFWESKNSELSEQDEVGNILSHNYQIAKSRAIGSLRSFPKDVIELDSDSQTERNASGDSKSEDDVEVVEDDKQDQRPREVDTVEELDEKVMNVHQPSSSLVIVDLTNDNSKVENAEKMLGALSLDRDLSSVSAYKKLLQSVEKRTSRLKSLDFEIELNEKRRSILQSLTPKKKPLDVIPRELFTPLTKEEEAEVEQALSSNRRRVLVAHENSNIEITGETFQCLRPAAWLNDEVINLYLELLKERERREPEKYLKCHFFNTFFYKKLNGRNGYDYRSVRRWTSQRKLKYELIDCDKIFVPIHREIHWCLAVINKKEKKFQYLDSLKGMDSHVLKTLARYFVDEVKDKSGKDIDVSSWAQEFVEDLPEQENGFDCGMFMIKYADFYSRGLNLCFKQEHMPYFRLRTAKEILKLRAN, from the exons ATGGGCGCCCGAACTAGCAACCGGAAGCGCGACGACGAGTGTTTGAGTCTTAATCGTTCGTATTCATCTTTGAGATCACCGGATTTTCACGTCTCCAAGAAACCTAAATTTTCTACTATGTCTTCGGATCGGCCAGTTGTTTCATCGAACTCTACAGTGGCTAGGCTCTCCCGGTACCCTGAAGAAACTTCGCAATTGCGTCGAGAAGTCCATGGTCCTTGCagattgttcaaatttgggctCTCGAGGAGCTTCCATAGGTTTTGGGAGTCTAAAAATAGTGAGTTGTCCGAACAAGACGAGGTGGGGAATATCTTGTCGCACAATTACCAGATTGCGAAGAGTCGTGCAATTGGTTCATTGCGGTCCTTTCCGAAGGATGTCATTGAATTGGATTCAGACTCGCAAACTGAAAGAAACGCTTCTGGAGATTCGAAGAGCGAAGACGATGTTGAGGTGGTTGAAGATGATAAGCAGGACCAGAGGCCTCGTGAGGTTGATACAGTGGAGGAATTGGATGAGAAGGTGATGAATGTTCATCAGCCATCGTCGTCTTTGGTAATTGTAGATTTAACAAATGACAATTCAAAAGTTGAAAACGCTGAGAAAATGCTTGGTGCTTTGTCACTGGACCGGGATTTGTCCAGTGTTTCTGCTTACAAAAAGTTGCTTCAGAGTGTGGAGAAGCGAACATCAAGATTGAAAAGCTTGGATTTTGAAATCGAGTTGAATGAGAAGCGTCGGTCAATTCTTCAATCGCTAACTCCAAAGAAGAAGCCTCTTGAT GTGATTCCGCGGGAACTTTTTACGCCTCTTACTAAGGAGGAGGAAGCCGAGGTCGAACAGGCGCTCTCTTCTAACCG GAGAAGGGTTTTGGTTGCTCATGAGAATTCAAATATTGAGATTACTGGGGAAACTTTCCAGTGTCTGAGACCAGCTGCTTGGTTAAATGATGAG GTGATTAATTTGTATCTTGAGTTGctgaaagaaagagaaagaagggaGCCAGAGAAGTATCTGAAATGTCATTTCTTTAATACCTTCTTCTATAAAAAG TTAAATGGAAGGAATGGCTACGATTACAGATCTGTTCGAAGATGGACCAGTCAAAGAAAGTTGAAATATGAACTCATAGATTGTGATAAA ATATTTGTCCCCATCCATAGAGAAATACACTGGTGCCTAGCAGTAATCaacaagaaagagaagaagtttCAGTATCTTGATTCTCTCAAGGGAATGGATTCTCATGTTTTGAAAACACTG GCGAGATATTTTGTAGATGAGGTGAAGGACAAGAGTGGAAAAGATATTGATGTAAGTTCTTGGGCACAAGAATTTGTTGAAGACCTTCCCGAGCAAGAAAATGG GTTTGATTGTGGCATGTTTATGATCAAGTATGCTGATTTTTATAGTAGAGGTTTGAATCTCTGTTTCAAGCAG GAACACATGCCTTACTTCCGACTTAGAACAGCCaaggaaattttgaaattgagaGCTAACTGA
- the LOC120067359 gene encoding ubiquitin-like-specific protease ESD4 isoform X2 — MGARTSNRKRDDECLSLNRSYSSLRSPDFHVSKKPKFSTMSSDRPVVSSNSTVARLSRYPEETSQLRREVHGPCRLFKFGLSRSFHRFWESKNSELSEQDEVGNILSHNYQIAKSRAIGSLRSFPKDVIELDSDSQTERNASGDSKSEDDVEVVEDDKQDQRPREVDTVEELDEKVMNVHQPSSSLVIVDLTNDNSKVENAEKMLGALSLDRDLSSVSAYKKLLQSVEKRTSRLKSLDFEIELNEKRRSILQSLTPKKKPLDVIPRELFTPLTKEEEAEVEQALSSNRRRVLVAHENSNIEITGETFQCLRPAAWLNDEVINLYLELLKERERREPEKYLKCHFFNTFFYKKLNGRNGYDYRSVRRWTSQRKLKYELIDCDKIFVPIHREIHWCLAVINKKEKKFQYLDSLKGMDSHVLKTLARYFVDEVKDKSGKDIDVSSWAQEFVEDLPEQENGNTCLTSDLEQPRKF; from the exons ATGGGCGCCCGAACTAGCAACCGGAAGCGCGACGACGAGTGTTTGAGTCTTAATCGTTCGTATTCATCTTTGAGATCACCGGATTTTCACGTCTCCAAGAAACCTAAATTTTCTACTATGTCTTCGGATCGGCCAGTTGTTTCATCGAACTCTACAGTGGCTAGGCTCTCCCGGTACCCTGAAGAAACTTCGCAATTGCGTCGAGAAGTCCATGGTCCTTGCagattgttcaaatttgggctCTCGAGGAGCTTCCATAGGTTTTGGGAGTCTAAAAATAGTGAGTTGTCCGAACAAGACGAGGTGGGGAATATCTTGTCGCACAATTACCAGATTGCGAAGAGTCGTGCAATTGGTTCATTGCGGTCCTTTCCGAAGGATGTCATTGAATTGGATTCAGACTCGCAAACTGAAAGAAACGCTTCTGGAGATTCGAAGAGCGAAGACGATGTTGAGGTGGTTGAAGATGATAAGCAGGACCAGAGGCCTCGTGAGGTTGATACAGTGGAGGAATTGGATGAGAAGGTGATGAATGTTCATCAGCCATCGTCGTCTTTGGTAATTGTAGATTTAACAAATGACAATTCAAAAGTTGAAAACGCTGAGAAAATGCTTGGTGCTTTGTCACTGGACCGGGATTTGTCCAGTGTTTCTGCTTACAAAAAGTTGCTTCAGAGTGTGGAGAAGCGAACATCAAGATTGAAAAGCTTGGATTTTGAAATCGAGTTGAATGAGAAGCGTCGGTCAATTCTTCAATCGCTAACTCCAAAGAAGAAGCCTCTTGAT GTGATTCCGCGGGAACTTTTTACGCCTCTTACTAAGGAGGAGGAAGCCGAGGTCGAACAGGCGCTCTCTTCTAACCG GAGAAGGGTTTTGGTTGCTCATGAGAATTCAAATATTGAGATTACTGGGGAAACTTTCCAGTGTCTGAGACCAGCTGCTTGGTTAAATGATGAG GTGATTAATTTGTATCTTGAGTTGctgaaagaaagagaaagaagggaGCCAGAGAAGTATCTGAAATGTCATTTCTTTAATACCTTCTTCTATAAAAAG TTAAATGGAAGGAATGGCTACGATTACAGATCTGTTCGAAGATGGACCAGTCAAAGAAAGTTGAAATATGAACTCATAGATTGTGATAAA ATATTTGTCCCCATCCATAGAGAAATACACTGGTGCCTAGCAGTAATCaacaagaaagagaagaagtttCAGTATCTTGATTCTCTCAAGGGAATGGATTCTCATGTTTTGAAAACACTG GCGAGATATTTTGTAGATGAGGTGAAGGACAAGAGTGGAAAAGATATTGATGTAAGTTCTTGGGCACAAGAATTTGTTGAAGACCTTCCCGAGCAAGAAAATGG GAACACATGCCTTACTTCCGACTTAGAACAGCCaaggaaattttga
- the LOC120067359 gene encoding ubiquitin-like-specific protease ESD4 isoform X3: MGARTSNRKRDDECLSLNRSYSSLRSPDFHVSKKPKFSTMSSDRPVVSSNSTVARLSRYPEETSQLRREVHGPCRLFKFGLSRSFHRFWESKNSELSEQDEVGNILSHNYQIAKSRAIGSLRSFPKDVIELDSDSQTERNASGDSKSEDDVEVVEDDKQDQRPREVDTVEELDEKVMNVHQPSSSLVIVDLTNDNSKVENAEKMLGALSLDRDLSSVSAYKKLLQSVEKRTSRLKSLDFEIELNEKRRSILQSLTPKKKPLDVIPRELFTPLTKEEEAEVEQALSSNRRRVLVAHENSNIEITGETFQCLRPAAWLNDEVINLYLELLKERERREPEKYLKCHFFNTFFYKKLNGRNGYDYRSVRRWTSQRKLKYELIDCDKIFVPIHREIHWCLAVINKKEKKFQYLDSLKGMDSHVLKTLFTSRAHLLYGLVMY; this comes from the exons ATGGGCGCCCGAACTAGCAACCGGAAGCGCGACGACGAGTGTTTGAGTCTTAATCGTTCGTATTCATCTTTGAGATCACCGGATTTTCACGTCTCCAAGAAACCTAAATTTTCTACTATGTCTTCGGATCGGCCAGTTGTTTCATCGAACTCTACAGTGGCTAGGCTCTCCCGGTACCCTGAAGAAACTTCGCAATTGCGTCGAGAAGTCCATGGTCCTTGCagattgttcaaatttgggctCTCGAGGAGCTTCCATAGGTTTTGGGAGTCTAAAAATAGTGAGTTGTCCGAACAAGACGAGGTGGGGAATATCTTGTCGCACAATTACCAGATTGCGAAGAGTCGTGCAATTGGTTCATTGCGGTCCTTTCCGAAGGATGTCATTGAATTGGATTCAGACTCGCAAACTGAAAGAAACGCTTCTGGAGATTCGAAGAGCGAAGACGATGTTGAGGTGGTTGAAGATGATAAGCAGGACCAGAGGCCTCGTGAGGTTGATACAGTGGAGGAATTGGATGAGAAGGTGATGAATGTTCATCAGCCATCGTCGTCTTTGGTAATTGTAGATTTAACAAATGACAATTCAAAAGTTGAAAACGCTGAGAAAATGCTTGGTGCTTTGTCACTGGACCGGGATTTGTCCAGTGTTTCTGCTTACAAAAAGTTGCTTCAGAGTGTGGAGAAGCGAACATCAAGATTGAAAAGCTTGGATTTTGAAATCGAGTTGAATGAGAAGCGTCGGTCAATTCTTCAATCGCTAACTCCAAAGAAGAAGCCTCTTGAT GTGATTCCGCGGGAACTTTTTACGCCTCTTACTAAGGAGGAGGAAGCCGAGGTCGAACAGGCGCTCTCTTCTAACCG GAGAAGGGTTTTGGTTGCTCATGAGAATTCAAATATTGAGATTACTGGGGAAACTTTCCAGTGTCTGAGACCAGCTGCTTGGTTAAATGATGAG GTGATTAATTTGTATCTTGAGTTGctgaaagaaagagaaagaagggaGCCAGAGAAGTATCTGAAATGTCATTTCTTTAATACCTTCTTCTATAAAAAG TTAAATGGAAGGAATGGCTACGATTACAGATCTGTTCGAAGATGGACCAGTCAAAGAAAGTTGAAATATGAACTCATAGATTGTGATAAA ATATTTGTCCCCATCCATAGAGAAATACACTGGTGCCTAGCAGTAATCaacaagaaagagaagaagtttCAGTATCTTGATTCTCTCAAGGGAATGGATTCTCATGTTTTGAAAACACTG TTCACATCTAGAGCACACTTGCTATATGGATTGGTCATGTATTAA